The Candidatus Angelobacter sp. genomic sequence TTCATGTTCGTCATCTATTCGCACACCGATCACATCGGCACGTGGACAAAATGGCAGGTGGTGATGCTGCTGGGCGGGAGTTACTTCATCCAGCAGGCCTTTCACGCGTTCTTTCTGGTGAACTGCACGAACCTTTCCGAGCTCATCCGCACCGGCAAGCTGGATTTCCTGCTCCTGCTGCCGGTCAACACGCGATTCATCGTGTCGCTCCGGCAGGTGGACCTGGGCGCGTTTGTCAATGCCGCGTCCGCCCTCGCGGTGATGTTTTACGCGGGCAAACAATTGCACCTCTCGCCGAGCCTGGCGCAGATGGCGGGCTTTCTACTGCTCGCGATGGCGGGCATATTGATCCATTACTCGCTCATGTTCCTGCTCGCGAGCACGAGTTTCTGGACCGTGCGCGCCCAGGGCATCGTGTGGGGTTACTACAACCTGTTCAACATCGCGCGCCTGCCGGACGAGGCGTTCCGCGGCTGGTTCAGGGCCGTGTTC encodes the following:
- a CDS encoding ABC-2 family transporter protein encodes the protein MNRTEPLPPGAAQPGFRRYLGIYFALWKNSVTREMSFKANFLLWILVESLWFALQLSFMFVIYSHTDHIGTWTKWQVVMLLGGSYFIQQAFHAFFLVNCTNLSELIRTGKLDFLLLLPVNTRFIVSLRQVDLGAFVNAASALAVMFYAGKQLHLSPSLAQMAGFLLLAMAGILIHYSLMFLLASTSFWTVRAQGIVWGYYNLFNIARLPDEAFRGWFRAVFTFAVPMLLVANVPVKLLVQKLGSPLEMVLLLGMAAVCLWLSEVVWRLSVRHYTSASS